In a genomic window of Aeromonas veronii:
- a CDS encoding NUDIX domain-containing protein, with the protein MTCTNNTPSHKKRRRGTVIVELPDGILLTRMRRDHYLLPGGQAEKNEPRIMTAIRELKEETGLIAEEVRYLFDFESHYYRHKVFYIRASGIPVPSHEIDTLAYYQADMPDLADSSRKIIACYLAQHKSSMV; encoded by the coding sequence ATGACCTGCACTAACAACACCCCCTCTCACAAAAAGCGTCGCCGGGGCACCGTCATAGTCGAACTGCCTGACGGTATTTTGCTGACACGGATGCGTCGCGACCATTACCTTCTGCCGGGGGGACAGGCTGAAAAGAACGAGCCGCGCATCATGACAGCAATCCGTGAACTCAAGGAAGAGACCGGCTTGATTGCAGAAGAGGTACGTTACCTCTTCGACTTCGAAAGCCACTATTATCGTCATAAGGTGTTTTATATTCGAGCCAGTGGTATCCCGGTACCAAGTCATGAAATTGATACGCTGGCTTATTATCAAGCGGATATGCCAGATTTGGCCGATAGCTCGAGAAAGATCATCGCGTGCTACTTGGCTCAGCATAAGAGCAGCATGGTTTAA